From Bosea sp. NBC_00550, the proteins below share one genomic window:
- a CDS encoding RidA family protein, with product MSIQRIGVGPRMSKAVVHGDTVYLAGQVADKAAGKSVGEQTADILGIIDGLLAEAGTDKTKLLMVNIWLSDMSTFAEMNAVWDKWIVAGQTPGRATVEAKLAAPQFTVEIAVIAAK from the coding sequence ATGAGCATTCAGCGTATCGGCGTCGGCCCGCGCATGTCCAAGGCCGTGGTGCATGGCGACACCGTCTATCTGGCCGGCCAGGTCGCGGACAAGGCTGCCGGCAAGAGCGTGGGCGAGCAGACCGCCGACATCCTCGGCATCATCGACGGGCTCCTGGCTGAGGCCGGCACCGACAAGACGAAGCTGCTGATGGTCAATATCTGGCTCTCGGACATGTCGACCTTCGCCGAGATGAACGCCGTCTGGGACAAGTGGATCGTCGCCGGCCAGACCCCGGGTCGCGCCACGGTCGAGGCCAAGCTGGCCGCGCCGCAGTTCACGGTCGAGATCGCGGTCATCGCCGCGAAGTAA